Proteins encoded within one genomic window of Flavobacterium oreochromis:
- a CDS encoding peptide MFS transporter, producing the protein MKNKHPKGLLFLFFTEMWERFGYYLIIGIFVLYMIDPTTTGGLAFSDKQADDIFGSFIALTYLTPFLGGYMADRYLGYFKSVYLGGTLMGLGYIGLGFHNLTTFYISMALIVIGNGFFKPSISTLVGNLYFDEKYKANKDAGYNIFYMGINIGAFLCNIIAAFMRNQYGWSAAFITAGIGMFVGLFIFTLGRKHLEHANVTKPVQEGDISLVSILGKVFLPAIICGAIGWMIPGNIFKSDSTDAFIFACIPVIIFYVGLYVKATTEDKRPLGALLAIFAVGMLFWAVFKQNGTALTRWANYYTDRQVTGTTENTLSSIYLVDQKDYTTKEVQQYDNQFQAEKDKNGEAIKVQGKDVYFKNEAPAKLAELEKNPEQKISLINTELFQSINPGWIILLTPVVVGFFLMLRRKGKEPSTPSKIVLGLFISALSCLVMVAAVYAGSNGAVKVSPLWLVGTYGVITIGELCLSPMGLSIVSKLAPPRLTALMMGGFFLSISIGNKLSGVLASMWYDYENKANFFIVNMILLLFATGLGLSILKRLNAVMKEKGIN; encoded by the coding sequence ATGAAAAACAAACACCCAAAAGGATTACTTTTTTTATTTTTTACTGAAATGTGGGAGCGTTTTGGTTATTATCTTATCATTGGAATCTTTGTCTTGTATATGATTGACCCTACTACAACGGGCGGTTTAGCATTTAGTGACAAGCAAGCAGATGATATTTTTGGTAGTTTTATTGCCTTAACTTATCTTACTCCTTTCTTAGGAGGTTATATGGCCGATCGTTATTTGGGCTATTTTAAATCAGTATATTTAGGAGGTACCTTAATGGGATTAGGTTATATAGGGTTGGGTTTTCATAATCTTACCACTTTTTATATTTCCATGGCTTTAATTGTTATAGGTAATGGTTTCTTCAAACCTAGTATTTCTACACTAGTTGGGAATCTTTATTTTGATGAAAAATACAAAGCTAATAAAGATGCTGGATATAATATTTTCTATATGGGGATTAACATCGGCGCCTTTTTATGTAACATTATTGCGGCATTCATGCGTAATCAGTATGGATGGAGTGCTGCCTTCATCACTGCAGGTATAGGTATGTTTGTTGGTTTATTCATTTTTACTTTAGGTAGAAAGCATTTGGAGCATGCCAATGTGACTAAACCCGTTCAGGAAGGTGATATTTCTTTAGTTAGTATTTTAGGAAAAGTGTTTTTACCTGCTATTATCTGTGGAGCTATTGGTTGGATGATTCCTGGCAATATTTTTAAATCAGATTCAACTGATGCATTCATTTTTGCTTGTATTCCAGTAATTATTTTCTATGTTGGTTTATATGTAAAAGCTACTACTGAAGACAAACGCCCTTTAGGAGCTTTATTAGCTATTTTTGCTGTAGGAATGTTGTTTTGGGCTGTGTTTAAACAAAATGGTACTGCTTTAACACGCTGGGCAAATTATTACACAGACAGACAAGTTACGGGTACTACAGAAAATACTTTATCATCTATTTATTTAGTAGATCAAAAAGATTATACTACGAAAGAAGTACAACAATATGACAACCAGTTTCAAGCTGAAAAGGATAAAAATGGCGAAGCTATTAAAGTTCAAGGGAAAGATGTATATTTTAAAAATGAAGCACCAGCTAAACTAGCTGAACTTGAAAAAAATCCAGAGCAAAAAATTTCATTAATCAATACTGAATTGTTTCAATCGATTAATCCAGGATGGATTATATTGTTGACTCCAGTAGTTGTTGGTTTCTTTCTTATGCTACGTCGTAAAGGAAAAGAACCTAGTACACCTTCTAAAATTGTTTTAGGTTTATTCATTTCTGCTTTGTCATGTTTAGTCATGGTAGCTGCTGTATATGCAGGTAGCAATGGTGCTGTAAAAGTCTCTCCATTGTGGTTAGTGGGAACTTATGGGGTTATTACAATTGGAGAACTTTGTTTATCTCCTATGGGATTATCGATAGTTTCTAAATTAGCACCGCCAAGACTTACAGCTTTAATGATGGGAGGTTTTTTCTTGTCTATATCAATAGGAAATAAACTTTCAGGGGTGTTAGCAAGTATGTGGTATGACTATGAAAATAAAGCAAATTTCTTTATTGTGAATATGATACTTTTATTATTTGCAACTGGATTAGGATTATCTATCCTAAAAAGACTTAATGCTGTGATGAAAGAAAAAGGAATTAATTAA
- a CDS encoding PDDEXK nuclease domain-containing protein: MSLSNEIFFQSIRDVIAQSRERVFRAVNTVLLETYSHIGRIIVEEEQNGNARALYGTALLKNVSQQLTLEFGKGFDYTNLTNMRKFYLAFQKLDALRQELSWTHYRLLSKIENEEKRIFYLKESVANGWNSRQLERQIKTLTFERTLAVPKETEQDTIHSVLKDPYIFEFLGLSSDTKNSEFQIETAIIDHIQKFLLEFGKGFAFVARQQHIITDTSDFYIDLVFYNYLLKCFVIIDLKTDKLSHQDIGQMDMYVRMYDDLKRGEGDNPTIGILLCAEKDETIVKYSVLNDKNNLFASQYMLYMPKEEDLKDIINQDRIRFELNK, encoded by the coding sequence ATGAGTTTGTCCAACGAAATATTCTTCCAATCTATCCGAGATGTTATTGCACAATCTCGAGAGCGAGTATTTCGTGCTGTTAATACAGTTTTATTAGAAACATATTCGCATATTGGAAGAATAATCGTTGAAGAAGAGCAAAATGGGAATGCTCGTGCACTATATGGAACTGCTTTGTTAAAGAATGTTTCGCAACAATTAACACTTGAATTTGGAAAAGGGTTTGATTATACCAATCTTACCAACATGCGTAAGTTCTATTTGGCTTTCCAAAAACTTGACGCATTGCGTCAAGAATTGAGTTGGACACATTATAGACTACTTTCTAAGATTGAAAATGAGGAGAAAAGAATATTCTACTTAAAAGAATCAGTTGCGAATGGTTGGAATTCTCGACAATTAGAACGTCAAATAAAAACATTAACTTTTGAGAGAACACTTGCTGTTCCTAAAGAAACTGAACAAGATACTATACATTCGGTTTTAAAGGATCCTTATATTTTTGAATTTTTAGGATTGTCTTCAGATACGAAAAATTCGGAATTTCAAATAGAAACTGCAATTATAGATCATATTCAAAAATTCTTATTAGAGTTTGGAAAAGGATTTGCATTTGTAGCGCGTCAACAACATATTATTACAGATACTTCCGATTTTTATATCGATTTAGTATTTTACAATTATCTTTTAAAATGTTTTGTAATAATTGATTTAAAAACCGACAAGCTTTCCCATCAGGATATTGGACAAATGGATATGTATGTCAGGATGTATGACGATTTGAAAAGAGGTGAAGGCGATAATCCCACTATAGGAATTTTATTGTGTGCCGAAAAAGATGAAACAATAGTTAAATATTCGGTACTAAATGATAAAAATAATCTATTTGCAAGCCAATATATGTTGTATATGCCAAAAGAGGAAGATTTAAAAGATATTATTAATCAGGATCGTATTCGATTTGAATTAAATAAATAA
- a CDS encoding peptide MFS transporter — MSTTIEEIQNFKGKYPKQLWYLFTVEMWERFCFYGMRGVLTFFMVDQLLLKDDAANLQYGAIQAFVYAFTFIGGIFADKVLGFKKSLFFGGIVMILGNLLIAFSPQQMFYYGISFSIIGTGFFKPNISSMVGELYDEKDPRRDAGYGMFYAGINIGGLLGGALCIYLGKYHSWTLCFLAAAIVMIAGLVTFLFTKKHLGPIGDSPLLALPESKRRVREIVVYLGSLVSIPFIYSMVINTNYTDYFMYTIGIVAIGYFIYELINLSDSSAKKKLIAAFSFIFFYFLFNAIYEQSGGSLSLFAKDNLNNNLLGFTIDPNVVNNSSNTFFVIVLSPLIGLLWLGLAKRKLEPNTLIKFGIGFLFLSASFYLFYSTKFFANTNGITSLNIFTFAYFITTIGELCLGPIGMSIITKLSPKRLFGMMMGLWFLASAFGQLAAGKLGAEISQSNTGTTLVSKLQSYTDGYYTLALYALVAGVILILISPLIRKLMQDVK; from the coding sequence ATGTCAACAACAATAGAAGAAATTCAAAATTTTAAAGGCAAATATCCTAAACAATTGTGGTATTTGTTTACAGTAGAAATGTGGGAGCGTTTTTGCTTTTATGGTATGCGTGGAGTGCTTACCTTTTTTATGGTCGATCAATTATTACTCAAAGATGATGCGGCCAATTTGCAGTACGGAGCAATACAGGCTTTTGTTTATGCTTTCACTTTTATTGGCGGAATTTTTGCTGACAAAGTTCTAGGTTTTAAGAAATCACTTTTCTTTGGAGGTATTGTAATGATTTTAGGAAATCTGCTTATTGCCTTTTCTCCACAACAAATGTTCTACTATGGTATTTCTTTTTCTATTATAGGCACAGGATTTTTTAAACCTAATATTTCGTCTATGGTAGGCGAACTTTATGATGAAAAGGATCCACGAAGAGATGCTGGATATGGTATGTTCTATGCAGGTATCAATATTGGAGGTCTTTTAGGGGGTGCACTTTGTATTTATTTGGGTAAATATCATTCATGGACACTGTGCTTTTTAGCGGCTGCTATTGTTATGATTGCAGGGTTAGTTACCTTCTTGTTTACTAAAAAACATTTAGGGCCTATAGGCGATTCGCCACTTTTAGCGCTTCCAGAAAGCAAAAGAAGGGTAAGAGAAATAGTAGTGTATTTAGGCTCATTAGTAAGTATCCCTTTTATTTACAGTATGGTAATCAATACGAATTACACGGATTATTTCATGTACACAATTGGAATCGTAGCTATCGGGTATTTCATCTACGAATTAATAAATCTTAGTGATTCAAGTGCAAAAAAGAAACTTATTGCAGCGTTTTCATTTATTTTTTTCTACTTCCTTTTTAATGCTATATATGAACAAAGCGGAGGTTCTTTATCCTTATTTGCTAAAGACAATTTAAATAATAATCTACTTGGTTTTACGATAGACCCTAATGTAGTAAACAACAGCTCTAACACTTTTTTTGTTATAGTTTTAAGTCCTCTTATAGGGTTGTTATGGTTAGGATTGGCAAAAAGAAAACTAGAACCTAACACGCTTATAAAATTTGGAATTGGGTTTTTATTCCTTTCTGCTTCTTTTTATCTTTTTTATTCAACAAAGTTTTTTGCTAATACTAATGGAATTACCTCTTTAAACATTTTCACCTTTGCTTATTTCATTACTACTATAGGCGAGCTCTGTTTAGGTCCGATAGGGATGTCTATCATTACAAAATTATCACCTAAAAGGCTATTTGGCATGATGATGGGATTATGGTTTTTAGCTAGTGCATTTGGTCAATTAGCAGCTGGGAAATTAGGTGCCGAAATTTCTCAATCTAATACGGGAACTACATTAGTATCAAAATTACAATCTTATACAGATGGATATTATACATTAGCCCTATATGCTTTAGTAGCAGGTGTAATTTTAATTCTTATTTCACCATTAATTAGAAAACTAATGCAAGATGTAAAATAA
- a CDS encoding thioredoxin family protein translates to MNKTLLILLFTISSFSLYAQDINWLSLDDALAKQKRAPKPIFLNVYTDWHAPSKMMDKGTFQDADVVEYINRNYYAVKFNAEGNSRVNYMGNSFDNPNYDPERKGRNSTHELTKYLKVPSYPTLYILDIRGNIKEVIEGAKDPTELLRILKN, encoded by the coding sequence ATGAACAAAACTTTACTCATATTATTATTTACCATTAGCAGTTTTAGTTTGTATGCCCAAGATATCAATTGGTTATCTCTTGATGATGCTTTAGCAAAACAAAAAAGAGCTCCTAAACCTATTTTCTTAAATGTTTATACAGATTGGCATGCTCCATCTAAAATGATGGACAAAGGTACTTTTCAAGATGCTGACGTGGTAGAATACATTAACCGAAATTATTATGCTGTTAAATTTAATGCAGAAGGAAATTCAAGAGTAAATTATATGGGAAATTCTTTTGACAACCCTAATTATGATCCTGAACGAAAAGGAAGAAATAGCACTCATGAATTAACTAAATACTTAAAAGTCCCAAGCTATCCTACTCTCTACATATTAGATATTCGAGGCAATATAAAAGAAGTAATTGAAGGAGCTAAGGATCCTACTGAATTATTACGAATCTTAAAAAACTAA
- a CDS encoding thioredoxin family protein produces MKITKIFFATLLSFFIMSFILKPAEDSNLEWHTDVKKAVALAKKQDKPLFFFFTGSDWCGWCIRLQKEVFKTPEFEKWAKENVILVELDFPRRTEQTTELKTQNTQLQQLFQVQGYPTVWFVQAQEKEGKINFQQLGSSGYVAGGPKVWLDGANKIISNYISNKKLKK; encoded by the coding sequence ATGAAAATTACTAAAATATTTTTTGCTACACTTTTATCATTCTTCATTATGAGTTTTATTTTAAAACCTGCAGAAGATTCTAATCTAGAGTGGCATACTGATGTCAAAAAAGCTGTAGCATTAGCAAAAAAACAAGATAAGCCTTTATTTTTCTTCTTTACAGGTAGTGATTGGTGTGGATGGTGTATTCGCTTACAAAAAGAAGTTTTTAAAACTCCAGAATTTGAAAAATGGGCAAAAGAAAATGTAATTTTAGTAGAATTAGATTTTCCTAGAAGAACAGAACAAACCACTGAGTTAAAAACTCAAAATACACAATTACAACAATTATTTCAAGTTCAAGGCTATCCAACTGTATGGTTTGTACAAGCCCAAGAAAAAGAAGGAAAAATAAACTTTCAACAACTAGGAAGTTCTGGCTATGTGGCAGGAGGTCCAAAAGTATGGTTAGATGGTGCTAATAAGATTATTAGTAATTATATATCTAATAAAAAATTAAAAAAATAA
- the surE gene encoding 5'/3'-nucleotidase SurE has product MKKPLILVTNDDGITAPGIRKLIEIVKEIGNVVVVAPDSPQSGMGHAITVNSTLYLNKISADGAEVLEYTTSGTPSDCVKMAKHEIIKDSIDLCVSGINHGSNSAINVIYSGTMSAVIEAGIEGIPSIGFSLCDFSWDADFSAVKPYVVRIIQQVLEKGLPKGVVLNVNFPKLAASDIKGIKIGRQAKAKWAEKFDKRQSPFGKDYYWLAGEFVCEDVGQDTDEWALANGYVSIVPIQFDLTAYHAIQELNNWKWDE; this is encoded by the coding sequence ATGAAAAAACCACTTATATTAGTAACTAATGATGACGGGATTACAGCTCCTGGTATTCGAAAATTGATAGAGATAGTTAAAGAAATTGGAAATGTAGTTGTAGTTGCTCCTGATAGTCCTCAAAGCGGAATGGGACACGCTATTACTGTAAATAGTACTTTGTACCTTAATAAAATATCTGCTGATGGGGCAGAGGTATTAGAATATACAACTTCAGGAACCCCTTCAGACTGTGTTAAAATGGCAAAGCATGAAATAATTAAAGATTCAATTGATTTATGTGTGTCAGGAATTAATCATGGATCTAATTCTGCTATTAATGTTATTTATTCAGGTACCATGAGTGCAGTTATAGAGGCTGGAATTGAGGGTATTCCTTCTATTGGCTTTTCTTTGTGTGATTTTTCTTGGGATGCTGATTTTAGCGCTGTTAAACCTTATGTGGTAAGAATTATTCAACAAGTTTTAGAAAAAGGATTACCTAAAGGAGTCGTTCTAAATGTTAATTTTCCGAAATTAGCAGCTTCTGATATAAAAGGTATTAAAATAGGACGTCAAGCAAAAGCAAAATGGGCTGAAAAATTTGATAAAAGACAATCTCCTTTTGGAAAAGATTATTATTGGTTAGCAGGTGAATTTGTATGTGAAGATGTAGGTCAAGATACAGATGAATGGGCTTTAGCTAATGGATACGTTTCTATTGTTCCTATTCAGTTTGATTTAACAGCTTATCACGCAATTCAAGAACTTAATAATTGGAAGTGGGATGAATAA
- a CDS encoding peptidylprolyl isomerase, translating to MAVLSKIRQRSLLVAGIVGLSLLAFVVGALIENGSSMFNSRNAGTINGVDITFEDFRNKVDALQKNQQGVSFTQAGNSIWEQEIRRVLLEDQFEKTGLRIGDDQLINVIKEDPQFSQNPQFLNAAGKFDKTKFNEFLNSMKKQPESWNQWLNYEKSVAQFAKEQMYNSMIKGAYYTTQAEGKFNYELENNKVTFNLVSVPYSTVEDKKVELTDDEIISYMKKNEKKYEAEPSRELEYVVIEDKPSAADEKAVKDKVNALMNASVVYNAKTGKNDTVAGFRNTSNVIEFVNTNSDIKYDSTYIAKKDLPVDHAEALFNTAPGATYGPYIFGQYYCISKAMGKKAGINAKASHILLSFKGSAGPQANRTKEEAKAKATALLAQAQANPSSFAMLAMTNSDDNSKQQGGDLGYFSKGQMTKNFENFVYGNPVGKIGLVETEFGYHVIQVTDKQDGIRLATIAQKILPSEATSDAAFTKASKFEILANEKGFDNAVKAEKLTVAPAARVFALDENIPGVGAQREIVRWAFSADKNDVKRFQTPNAHVIVKLKSINDSGLMSIEEAKNAFGYKLRNEKKVKMIEDKMKGATLEAVAKATGSPVKEAKDVSAAGSFIESIGPEPKVVGEAFSLKQGVVSPTIAGNSGVFKIKVIGSKKAAPSKDFKEIIARLGVQSKSSSAARLLFLLKRDAKIEDNRAQFN from the coding sequence ATGGCAGTTTTATCAAAAATTAGACAGCGTTCTCTATTGGTAGCCGGTATTGTAGGTTTGTCATTACTTGCATTCGTAGTAGGTGCCCTAATTGAAAATGGATCTTCTATGTTCAATTCAAGAAATGCAGGTACTATAAACGGTGTAGATATTACTTTTGAGGATTTTAGAAATAAAGTAGATGCTTTACAAAAAAATCAGCAAGGAGTTTCATTTACACAGGCAGGTAATAGTATTTGGGAACAGGAAATTAGAAGAGTTTTATTAGAAGATCAATTTGAAAAAACAGGATTAAGAATTGGAGATGATCAATTAATTAATGTAATTAAAGAAGATCCACAGTTTTCACAAAATCCTCAGTTCTTAAATGCAGCTGGTAAATTTGATAAAACAAAATTCAATGAGTTTTTAAACTCTATGAAAAAACAGCCTGAATCATGGAACCAATGGTTGAATTATGAAAAATCAGTAGCTCAATTTGCAAAAGAACAAATGTATAATTCGATGATTAAAGGGGCTTATTATACTACACAAGCGGAAGGTAAATTTAATTATGAGTTAGAAAATAATAAAGTTACTTTTAACCTAGTCTCAGTTCCTTATTCAACAGTAGAAGATAAAAAAGTTGAGTTAACGGACGACGAAATTATTTCTTATATGAAGAAAAACGAGAAGAAGTACGAAGCAGAACCTTCTCGTGAGTTAGAGTACGTTGTAATTGAAGACAAGCCATCAGCTGCTGATGAAAAAGCTGTTAAAGACAAAGTAAATGCTTTAATGAATGCTTCAGTAGTATATAACGCGAAAACAGGTAAAAATGATACTGTAGCAGGATTCCGTAATACATCTAATGTGATTGAATTTGTAAATACTAATTCTGATATTAAATATGATTCTACTTATATTGCTAAAAAAGATTTACCAGTAGATCATGCAGAAGCTTTATTTAATACAGCTCCTGGTGCAACTTATGGACCTTATATTTTTGGTCAGTACTATTGTATTTCTAAAGCTATGGGAAAAAAAGCAGGAATTAATGCTAAAGCTAGCCATATATTATTATCATTTAAAGGTTCAGCAGGACCACAAGCTAATAGAACTAAAGAAGAAGCAAAAGCAAAAGCAACTGCTTTGTTAGCACAAGCACAAGCAAATCCAAGTTCTTTTGCTATGTTAGCAATGACTAATTCTGATGATAATTCTAAGCAACAAGGGGGCGATTTAGGTTATTTCTCAAAAGGACAAATGACTAAAAATTTCGAAAATTTTGTGTATGGAAATCCAGTTGGAAAAATAGGTTTAGTTGAAACGGAATTTGGTTACCATGTAATTCAAGTAACAGATAAGCAAGATGGAATACGCTTGGCTACTATTGCTCAAAAAATACTTCCTTCAGAAGCTACAAGCGATGCTGCGTTTACTAAGGCATCTAAATTTGAAATTTTAGCCAATGAAAAAGGGTTTGATAATGCAGTAAAGGCAGAAAAATTAACCGTTGCTCCAGCAGCAAGAGTGTTTGCTTTAGATGAAAATATTCCTGGTGTAGGAGCACAGAGAGAAATTGTACGTTGGGCATTTTCAGCTGATAAAAATGATGTTAAACGTTTTCAGACTCCAAATGCTCATGTTATCGTGAAATTAAAATCTATCAATGATTCAGGGTTAATGTCTATTGAAGAAGCTAAAAATGCTTTTGGATATAAATTAAGAAACGAGAAAAAAGTGAAAATGATTGAAGACAAAATGAAAGGAGCTACTTTAGAAGCTGTGGCTAAAGCAACAGGTTCGCCAGTTAAAGAAGCAAAAGATGTATCTGCAGCAGGATCTTTCATTGAATCAATAGGTCCAGAACCAAAAGTAGTAGGTGAAGCTTTTTCATTAAAGCAAGGAGTAGTGTCGCCAACAATTGCTGGTAATTCTGGAGTATTTAAAATAAAAGTGATAGGTTCTAAAAAAGCAGCTCCATCAAAAGATTTTAAAGAGATCATAGCACGTTTAGGAGTACAATCAAAAAGTTCTTCAGCAGCTAGGTTACTTTTCTTATTAAAACGTGATGCTAAAATTGAAGATAATAGAGCACAGTTTAATTAA
- the lptC gene encoding LPS export ABC transporter periplasmic protein LptC gives MISLIQKKNIFKVLLFLIASLFFVACENSINEVRKINITSINPVGEIENFNLKYTDSGKIKAVLISPKMLDYTTAEFPFNEFPDGLNLAVYDEKGNKSLVTSKYAIIYSKTNLIELDQNVVITTHDGKRLETEQLYYDQKKEWFFTQKPFRFTNNGSVISGVGIDFSKDFSFLDTQNIQGTYNL, from the coding sequence ATGATTAGTCTTATTCAAAAAAAAAATATCTTTAAAGTGTTGCTGTTTTTAATAGCTTCACTTTTTTTTGTGGCTTGTGAGAATAGTATAAATGAAGTTCGTAAAATTAATATTACATCAATTAATCCTGTAGGAGAAATTGAAAATTTTAATCTAAAATATACAGATTCTGGTAAGATAAAAGCTGTTTTAATTTCACCCAAAATGCTAGATTATACGACAGCAGAGTTTCCGTTTAATGAGTTTCCTGATGGATTAAATTTAGCTGTTTATGATGAAAAGGGAAACAAGAGCTTAGTGACATCTAAATATGCAATAATCTATAGTAAAACCAATTTAATAGAACTGGATCAAAATGTAGTTATAACAACCCATGATGGGAAACGTTTAGAAACAGAACAGTTGTATTATGATCAAAAAAAGGAATGGTTTTTTACACAAAAGCCATTTAGATTTACTAATAATGGAAGTGTTATTAGTGGCGTAGGAATTGATTTTAGTAAAGATTTTAGTTTTCTAGATACCCAGAATATACAAGGAACCTATAACTTATAA
- a CDS encoding outer membrane protein transport protein, which produces MAGMGVVMDSIHINFQNPAGLSVMKLTSLAMGGAFSKVTFRNTSVEEKAQRVTFDYLTAAFPLTNKLGVGVGLYANSYVGYKINSKVDLNTRNLEGFGGMNRAYVALGYKITPKFSLGAEFDYDFGIIQKNIIYAYDTDVNATFERSKYEVRGGNIKLGGFYKTKISQYDFVTSGTVDLPLGLRVEELKTKGLISTVTASEISFGVDQKNSFRNNRHQFTFGSTFGIDKKWTIAFESSFATKGDIELDDNKSLVGEEKAKIAIGGYYIPKYNAFSGYLNRVVYRGGLRYENVGIVAKGESIKDKAITLGVGLPLGGTFSNVNIGFEYGQKGTTASDLVKENYMNFSIGLSFNDRWFVKRRYD; this is translated from the coding sequence ATGGCAGGAATGGGGGTAGTTATGGATAGTATTCATATTAATTTTCAAAACCCAGCAGGTTTATCCGTTATGAAGTTGACTTCGTTAGCTATGGGAGGCGCTTTTTCTAAAGTAACATTTAGAAATACTTCTGTAGAAGAAAAAGCACAACGTGTTACTTTTGATTATCTTACAGCCGCCTTTCCTTTAACTAATAAGTTAGGGGTAGGAGTAGGATTGTATGCCAACTCTTATGTTGGTTATAAAATTAATTCTAAAGTAGATTTAAATACTCGTAATCTAGAAGGGTTTGGAGGTATGAATAGGGCTTATGTGGCATTAGGGTATAAAATTACACCTAAATTTAGCCTAGGAGCAGAGTTTGATTATGATTTTGGGATTATTCAGAAAAATATAATTTATGCTTATGATACAGATGTTAATGCAACATTTGAACGCTCAAAATATGAAGTAAGAGGAGGGAATATAAAATTAGGAGGTTTTTATAAAACAAAAATTTCTCAATATGATTTCGTTACATCTGGAACAGTTGATTTGCCATTAGGCTTACGAGTTGAAGAGTTAAAAACGAAAGGATTAATTTCTACTGTTACTGCATCTGAAATTAGTTTTGGAGTTGATCAAAAAAATTCGTTTCGAAATAATAGACACCAATTTACATTTGGGTCTACTTTCGGGATAGATAAAAAATGGACTATTGCTTTTGAGTCTTCATTTGCAACAAAAGGCGATATAGAGTTAGATGATAATAAGTCTTTAGTAGGAGAAGAAAAAGCAAAGATTGCTATAGGAGGATATTATATTCCTAAATACAATGCTTTTTCAGGTTATTTAAACCGAGTGGTATACCGCGGTGGTCTTCGTTATGAAAACGTAGGTATTGTTGCTAAAGGAGAATCTATAAAAGATAAAGCAATAACTCTAGGAGTAGGTTTGCCATTAGGAGGTACTTTTTCGAATGTTAATATTGGGTTCGAATATGGACAAAAAGGAACTACTGCATCTGATTTAGTTAAAGAAAATTATATGAATTTTTCTATAGGATTATCGTTTAATGATAGATGGTTTGTAAAACGTAGATATGATTAG
- a CDS encoding AsmA-like C-terminal region-containing protein — translation MASAAANAEGIISLQYQLKGFLNDDMFPVFPSLQGGGVVGVKKVKLNGFKLLKAVSNSTGHSGIDSGEVNDFEIKTCIQNNLMEIDRFKFKIAGFRPRIEGTTSLDGKLALKMRLGLPPMGIIGIPLKIEGTKDKPKVRLGSKVNELESEQYKEQGD, via the coding sequence ATGGCAAGTGCTGCTGCTAATGCAGAAGGGATTATTTCGTTGCAATATCAGTTGAAAGGATTTTTAAATGATGATATGTTTCCTGTCTTTCCTTCTCTACAAGGAGGAGGTGTCGTAGGGGTAAAAAAAGTTAAATTAAATGGGTTTAAATTGCTTAAAGCAGTCAGTAATTCAACAGGACATAGTGGTATTGATTCAGGAGAAGTAAATGATTTTGAAATAAAAACATGTATTCAGAATAATTTAATGGAAATTGATCGTTTTAAATTTAAAATAGCAGGTTTCCGCCCGCGTATAGAAGGAACTACTAGTTTAGATGGTAAACTTGCTTTAAAAATGCGTCTTGGATTACCTCCAATGGGAATAATTGGAATTCCTCTAAAAATAGAAGGAACAAAAGATAAACCAAAAGTACGGTTAGGGTCAAAAGTAAATGAATTAGAAAGCGAACAATACAAGGAACAAGGGGATTAA
- a CDS encoding AsmA family protein → MLQYIKKFKWLLGGLLFIVLVIISLPFLFPNFITQKVKEYANEHIKGNINFSDANLSIIEHFPALTLSFNDFQLTGAAPFEQINLIKSDEIAFGIDVQELIKGKIHINKLFLDNAEINVLVDKQGHANYNVYESKTDDQTNKKKIPL, encoded by the coding sequence ATGCTACAGTATATTAAAAAGTTTAAATGGTTGCTTGGAGGACTATTATTTATTGTTTTAGTAATAATTAGTTTGCCATTCTTATTCCCCAATTTTATTACTCAAAAAGTAAAAGAGTATGCTAATGAACACATAAAAGGAAATATTAATTTTTCGGATGCTAATCTTTCCATTATTGAGCATTTTCCCGCGTTAACACTGTCCTTTAATGATTTTCAATTAACAGGAGCTGCTCCATTTGAACAAATTAATCTGATAAAATCAGATGAAATCGCATTTGGTATTGATGTTCAGGAACTTATAAAAGGGAAAATACACATCAATAAATTATTTTTAGATAATGCAGAAATCAATGTTTTAGTTGATAAACAAGGGCATGCTAATTATAATGTTTACGAAAGTAAAACAGATGATCAGACAAATAAAAAGAAGATACCTCTATAG